Proteins from a genomic interval of Acidobacteriota bacterium:
- a CDS encoding cation:proton antiporter: protein MAALFPALFIPNLLASGEAVHDDPVAPLLLALIVILATAKGAGELFERLHMPAVLGELVGGIVLGNLILVNPAWSFFEPLRAQVMEVHWAVIIDGMARLGVIILLFEVGLESTVKGMMKVGTSSLFVAVVGVVAPFILGYGVSWMFIREVPAQIAAGMPAGFSVHYVHLFVGSVLCATSVGITARVFQDLGRLHTREAQIILGAAVIDDVLGLIVLAVVSSVISAAKLGQSIQVGSILQLVAVAVLFLGGALTVGTFVVPRMMKLLARLRTAGVMLLSSLLLAFLLSYLAGVAGLAGIVGAFAAGLLLERVHFREFREDIDIFRLIKPISTFLVPIFFVLMGIQVHLESFADLSVLGIAAGLTAAAIIGKQACAWGATGKGIDRMSIGVGMIPRGEVGLIFASIGRSLKVVDGPTFSAIVIMVIVTTLVTPPLLKVTLSRGGKRAERLGVDSGIEK, encoded by the coding sequence TGCTCCTGGCCCTGATCGTCATCCTGGCGACAGCGAAGGGGGCCGGAGAACTCTTCGAGCGGCTCCACATGCCGGCGGTGCTCGGAGAACTCGTCGGCGGCATCGTCCTGGGCAACCTGATCCTCGTCAACCCTGCATGGAGTTTCTTCGAACCGCTGCGGGCCCAGGTCATGGAAGTCCACTGGGCCGTGATCATCGACGGCATGGCGCGCCTCGGCGTCATCATCCTGCTGTTCGAAGTCGGCCTGGAATCGACCGTGAAGGGGATGATGAAGGTGGGAACCTCGTCCCTGTTCGTCGCCGTCGTCGGGGTCGTCGCCCCCTTCATCCTGGGATACGGCGTCAGCTGGATGTTCATCCGCGAGGTGCCGGCACAGATCGCGGCCGGCATGCCCGCCGGCTTCAGCGTCCACTACGTCCACCTGTTCGTCGGGAGCGTGCTGTGCGCCACCAGCGTCGGCATCACGGCCAGGGTGTTCCAGGACCTCGGACGGCTCCACACCAGGGAAGCGCAGATCATCCTCGGCGCCGCGGTGATCGACGACGTGCTGGGACTGATCGTTCTCGCCGTCGTCTCGAGCGTCATCAGCGCCGCCAAGCTGGGACAGTCGATCCAGGTGGGATCGATCCTCCAGCTGGTTGCCGTCGCCGTCCTCTTCCTCGGCGGCGCCCTGACGGTCGGAACGTTCGTCGTCCCGCGCATGATGAAACTGCTGGCGAGACTGCGCACGGCCGGGGTCATGCTCCTTTCCTCGCTCCTGCTGGCCTTCCTGCTCTCCTACCTGGCGGGAGTGGCGGGCCTGGCCGGCATCGTCGGCGCTTTCGCCGCGGGGCTGCTGCTGGAAAGGGTCCATTTCCGGGAATTCCGGGAGGACATCGACATTTTCCGCCTGATCAAGCCGATCTCCACCTTCCTGGTCCCGATCTTCTTCGTCCTGATGGGGATCCAGGTGCACCTGGAGAGTTTTGCCGACCTGTCGGTCCTGGGAATCGCCGCCGGCCTCACGGCGGCGGCCATCATCGGCAAGCAGGCGTGCGCCTGGGGTGCGACCGGAAAAGGGATCGACCGGATGAGCATCGGCGTCGGCATGATACCCAGGGGGGAGGTCGGGCTCATTTTCGCCAGCATCGGCCGGAGCCTGAAGGTGGTGGACGGCCCCACCTTCTCGGCCATCGTGATCATGGTCATCGTCACCACCCTGGTGACACCGCCGCTGCTGAAGGTGACCCTCTCACGGGGGGGCAAGCGGGCGGAGCGGCTTGGAGTGGATAGTGGCATTGAAAAATGA
- a CDS encoding N-acetylmuramoyl-L-alanine amidase encodes MKTAVACLALPGMLARTSEAAGLRISNRLSPLNGKRPRRPHTRYIILHTTEGEEKGSLNKLVRYGEAHYFVCDSGQVYRIIDKSKIARHTGRSMWEGRTTIDNYSIGIEVCGYHNRDITPAQADAVRELLRQLKSLYDIPDERVLTHSMVAYGRPNRFHNDNHRGRKRCGMIFARPEIRARLGLEGAPPEDPDVKAGRLKVADPELFAFLFARRTEPVLVASGASAPLPVPETVDAPSESPLISLSRTAWQIARERYNHPDTVYVFPDGRRLQGDKVEDWGRIPTGTRVLLSEAEDTQPFEGFLEIGKDGSTPAEIAGLAASSATTIYFFPDGLIRTGSELKKKRSWQRLLETPPKGTRLLVGYVYGGHVKSRRPASTIAGIKWNYPSTYYRYPDGRILSGDDINAKNIPGGTLIFYQQ; translated from the coding sequence TTGAAAACCGCGGTCGCATGCCTGGCGCTGCCCGGCATGCTGGCACGGACCTCGGAGGCGGCGGGCCTCAGGATCAGCAACCGGCTGAGCCCCCTGAACGGCAAGCGGCCGCGCCGCCCCCACACGCGTTACATCATCCTGCACACCACGGAGGGGGAGGAAAAGGGCTCCCTCAACAAGCTGGTGCGGTACGGGGAGGCGCACTATTTCGTCTGCGATTCCGGGCAGGTGTACCGCATCATCGACAAATCCAAGATAGCCCGCCACACCGGCAGGAGCATGTGGGAGGGGCGGACCACCATCGACAACTACTCGATCGGGATCGAGGTCTGCGGGTACCACAACCGGGACATCACTCCCGCCCAGGCCGACGCGGTGCGGGAACTGCTGCGGCAGCTGAAAAGCCTCTACGACATCCCCGACGAGCGCGTCCTGACCCACTCCATGGTGGCCTACGGACGACCGAACCGTTTTCACAACGACAACCACCGGGGACGGAAGCGGTGCGGGATGATCTTCGCCCGCCCGGAGATCCGGGCCCGCCTGGGGCTCGAAGGGGCGCCCCCCGAGGATCCCGACGTCAAGGCCGGGAGGTTGAAGGTCGCCGACCCCGAACTGTTCGCCTTTCTCTTTGCGCGCCGAACGGAACCCGTGCTCGTGGCATCGGGCGCCTCCGCCCCCCTGCCGGTCCCCGAAACGGTGGACGCTCCCTCCGAGTCCCCGCTGATCTCGCTCAGCCGGACGGCGTGGCAGATCGCCAGGGAACGGTACAACCACCCGGACACCGTCTACGTCTTCCCCGACGGCCGGCGGCTGCAGGGGGACAAGGTGGAGGACTGGGGCCGCATCCCCACCGGCACCCGCGTGCTTCTCAGCGAGGCCGAAGACACCCAGCCCTTCGAAGGCTTCCTGGAGATCGGCAAGGACGGCTCCACCCCCGCCGAAATCGCCGGCCTGGCCGCCTCGAGCGCCACCACCATCTACTTTTTCCCCGACGGCCTCATCCGCACCGGCTCGGAGCTGAAGAAGAAGCGCTCGTGGCAGAGACTGCTCGAGACCCCCCCGAAAGGAACGCGGCTGCTGGTGGGCTATGTCTACGGCGGGCACGTCAAATCCCGCCGCCCCGCCTCCACCATCGCGGGGATCAAATGGAATTACCCTTCGACCTATTACCGGTATCCCGACGGCCGCATCCTGAGCGGCGATGACATCAACGCCAAGAACATTCCGGGCGGTACGCTCATTTTCTACCAGCAGTAG
- a CDS encoding ATP-grasp domain-containing protein: MDAEKKSILVLYNHLEETDEYLALRTVDPASLDFEPEYSIAVATAAEEYDAIVEALSREGFDARAVNLKDDFDLLCTLLAERPPDAIFNLVEFFHNDLNHEGAVAGLFDLFGIPYTGAPPFCLSLCRRKGLTKQLLVENGVSTPRFCSLKSPIIRPDHGLGYPLIIKPSRQDGSAGVDKHSVVRDYPELLHRVDRMFADFRPPILVEEFIEGDELHVSVLGNDPPAVLPIIDFNFEELPEDHPHLITYDIKWNPLSPAYHKVHSICPADLLPETEEWVKEEAVRAYRATGCRDYARVDIRLAEDGTPYVLEVNPNPDLTEGVSFMESAEEAGLGFSETLRRIVEFALERKQKK, from the coding sequence ATGGACGCCGAAAAAAAATCGATCCTGGTCCTCTATAACCATCTAGAGGAAACCGACGAATACCTGGCGCTGCGCACCGTGGATCCCGCCTCGCTCGATTTCGAGCCGGAGTACTCGATCGCCGTGGCCACCGCCGCGGAGGAGTACGACGCGATCGTCGAGGCGCTCTCCCGGGAGGGGTTCGACGCCCGCGCCGTCAACCTGAAGGATGACTTCGATCTCCTCTGCACCCTCCTGGCGGAGCGCCCGCCCGACGCCATCTTCAACCTGGTCGAATTCTTCCATAACGACCTGAACCACGAGGGGGCGGTCGCCGGCCTGTTCGACCTGTTCGGGATCCCGTACACGGGGGCGCCCCCCTTCTGCCTCTCCCTCTGCCGGCGCAAGGGCCTGACGAAGCAGCTCCTGGTGGAGAACGGCGTCTCCACCCCCCGGTTCTGCAGCCTGAAGAGCCCCATCATCCGTCCCGACCACGGGCTCGGCTACCCCCTCATCATCAAGCCCTCCCGCCAGGACGGCAGCGCGGGGGTCGACAAGCACTCGGTGGTCCGCGATTACCCGGAACTCCTCCACCGGGTGGACCGGATGTTCGCCGATTTCCGCCCCCCGATCCTGGTCGAGGAATTCATAGAGGGGGATGAACTCCACGTGTCGGTGCTGGGGAACGACCCGCCCGCGGTGCTTCCCATCATCGATTTCAATTTCGAGGAACTGCCGGAGGACCACCCGCACCTGATCACCTACGACATCAAATGGAACCCCCTCTCCCCGGCCTATCACAAGGTGCATTCCATCTGCCCGGCGGACCTGCTCCCGGAAACGGAGGAGTGGGTGAAGGAAGAGGCGGTGCGCGCCTACCGGGCGACGGGATGCAGGGACTACGCCCGGGTGGACATCAGACTGGCGGAGGACGGGACGCCCTACGTGCTCGAGGTGAACCCGAACCCGGACCTCACCGAAGGGGTGTCGTTCATGGAGTCCGCGGAAGAGGCTGGCCTCGGCTTTTCCGAAACCCTGCGCCGAATCGTGGAATTCGCGCTCGAGCGGAAGCAAAAAAAATAG
- a CDS encoding MBL fold metallo-hydrolase, whose translation MEIRLNSNAQHPLSTKVFFSDESGFEVASVIVMGKKDAVLLDAQWTLSNAHRVITEILDTGKNLTTIYLSHAHPDHYFGAGVIASAFPKAKVVAIGSEAEIINKQFFGKIEHWEGIIGAHNVCRVTTKAESLKENYFELEGHRLEIISKVMGDMRYNTMVWIPSIKTLYASDVLFNQAHPFTCECTKEERAQWIVDVDKIEKMGAEIIIPGHQKPGMPFDNSSLDFTRDYVRATEEELVKTDSVGEFYYAMATRFPDANLTKLSNGMNAMVFKGGLDWNWREIE comes from the coding sequence ATGGAAATCAGACTGAATTCCAACGCGCAGCACCCCCTTTCCACCAAGGTCTTCTTCAGCGACGAGAGCGGTTTCGAGGTCGCCTCCGTCATCGTCATGGGGAAGAAGGACGCGGTCCTGCTCGACGCCCAGTGGACGCTGTCCAACGCCCACCGCGTCATCACCGAGATCCTGGATACGGGCAAGAACCTCACGACCATCTATCTCTCCCACGCGCACCCGGACCATTACTTCGGCGCCGGCGTGATCGCCTCCGCCTTCCCCAAGGCGAAGGTCGTGGCCATCGGTTCCGAGGCCGAGATCATCAACAAGCAGTTCTTCGGCAAGATCGAGCACTGGGAAGGCATCATCGGCGCCCACAACGTCTGCCGGGTCACCACCAAGGCCGAGTCGCTGAAGGAGAACTACTTCGAGCTGGAAGGCCATCGCCTCGAGATCATCTCCAAGGTCATGGGGGACATGCGCTACAACACCATGGTCTGGATCCCGTCGATCAAGACCCTGTACGCCAGCGACGTTCTCTTCAACCAGGCCCACCCCTTCACCTGCGAATGCACCAAGGAGGAGCGGGCGCAGTGGATCGTGGACGTGGACAAGATCGAGAAGATGGGGGCCGAAATCATCATCCCCGGCCACCAGAAGCCCGGGATGCCCTTCGACAACAGTTCGCTCGATTTCACCCGCGACTACGTCCGGGCGACGGAAGAGGAACTGGTGAAGACCGACAGCGTGGGTGAGTTCTACTACGCCATGGCCACCCGTTTCCCCGACGCCAATCTCACCAAGCTGAGCAACGGCATGAACGCGATGGTGTTCAAGGGCGGCCTGGACTGGAACTGGCGCGAGATCGAATAA